The genomic stretch GGCGTCGAACCTCCAGAACCTCAGGAACTTCCACCACGCCATCCGGAGCGAGAGCGCCGGATGCGAGCGGATGAAGTTGATGCCCTTTCCGAAGGCCTCGCGGTTGTACTCGACCTCCGGCAGGTCCTTGAGCTCGTCCCACCCGGGCACGGCCTTCCTCGGCAGGACCACGATGCCCTTGAACTCCGGGTTCGTCGGGATGAGCTCGTTGTTGCTCTCGTAGAACGTGATCCCACCGTGCGTCGTCGACGGGACGAAGGCGTCGAACTGCCGGTAGTTCCGCGCGAGCCACGGCGAAACCACGACGGCCGCCGCGAGCACCATCACGGCGAGGCGGAGCAGTCTCCCGCGCCATGGGAGGGGTCGCGCCCACAGCACAGCGAATCCCACGAACGCGGCGAAGAACAGCATCTGCGGACGTGCGAGGTACGCTGCGCCCGAGAGCGCGCCGACGATGAGGTACGTGCGGACCGACGCCGGCTCCCGCGGTTCGCGCGCGTCCCGTACGAGGAGCAGCAGGACACTCAGGATGGCGAGGATGTAGAGGTTCTCGGACATGATGAGACCGCTCATGTAGATGAGCGCCGGGTTCACAGCCGCGAGGAAAGCGGCGAGGAGCGCGCCGCCGGGCGTCGCGAGCCGCCGCGTGAGAGGGTAGACGAGAAGGACGGCGAGGACGCCGAGAAGAACCTGGAAGGCGCGCGCGACGTCGGGGTCGTCTCCGAGGATCGAGTAGAGTCCGCCGACGATGATGGGGTAGAGCGGAGGGCGGGCCGCCGTCGGCTCGCCGAGGGGACTCTTCAGGCCTTCGCCCGCGGCGACCGATGATGCCAGCCGGTGGTAGTCGGGCTCGTC from Candidatus Effluviviaceae Genus V sp. encodes the following:
- a CDS encoding phospholipid carrier-dependent glycosyltransferase, whose amino-acid sequence is MSAAPVRRHTLLLGAVLVLALLLRLGFWFGVVGFDSSGWGDEPDYHRLASSVAAGEGLKSPLGEPTAARPPLYPIIVGGLYSILGDDPDVARAFQVLLGVLAVLLVYPLTRRLATPGGALLAAFLAAVNPALIYMSGLIMSENLYILAILSVLLLLVRDAREPREPASVRTYLIVGALSGAAYLARPQMLFFAAFVGFAVLWARPLPWRGRLLRLAVMVLAAAVVVSPWLARNYRQFDAFVPSTTHGGITFYESNNELIPTNPEFKGIVVLPRKAVPGWDELKDLPEVEYNREAFGKGINFIRSHPALSLRMAWWKFLRFWRFDA